Part of the candidate division WOR-3 bacterium genome, GGCATCTGCCCCAATATTTCCGAACGGCGTTTTCAACATCCACACCCGATAAATTTGCGCATGTCATCATCCACGCCAGCACGTCAGCGAATTCACCCTCACAATCTCCAATATCTTTTTTTCTAAGGGCTTGAGCAAGCTCTCCGACCTCTTCGACAAAGTGGTTGAAGCTTTTGGAGACACCGCGTTTTTTGTCCCTTTCACCGAATATTCTGTTTATGTTTTCCTGGAATTCTCTAATGCTCATTTTTTATCCTTTTTTATTTTCACTTGATTGCTTGAAGAATATATTATATCTCTTTGGTTGAACGAAAAAGATTTTTTTATTCGTTTAAAGTTCATTCAATGAAAAGAGCTATAAAAGAAATATCCGTCCAGGTGTTCGCCACGAGGGAAGCTCTCGTTTTCTGGACTTCCACATACATAATACTCGTCCTGATGTACAGGTCGGCTCCCTACTGGAGTTCTCTTTCGCTTAACTACACGTATTCAACGTTCCTTTTTCTTCTTTTACCTTTAGTTGTCGCTTCTTTCCCTCAGAAAAAAAACTCGGTGAATATTGTTTTCTGGGCAATCGCCTTTACCTTTGTGATCTTGCCCTTGCTCGCGGGGGAATTTCTGCCTGAGATCAGAAACAGGTATTTTCCGCCCTACAACCCGGAAACAGGCCCGCTTAATTCAATCGAAAAGGGTATAATCCTCGTCGTGCCGAGCTTTCTTCTTGTTTTGCTCT contains:
- a CDS encoding nucleotide pyrophosphohydrolase; protein product: MSIREFQENINRIFGERDKKRGVSKSFNHFVEEVGELAQALRKKDIGDCEGEFADVLAWMMTCANLSGVDVENAVRKYWGRCPSCGENPCGCPEGEGFFDG